Genomic DNA from Leptospirillum ferriphilum:
ACGTCTATATCGGAATGGACCACTTTGCGAAGCCGGAGGATGAGCTGACCCGCGCCCAGGCCAATCGGACTCTCTATCGGAATTTTCAGGGATATACGACAAAGGCTCAGGCGGATCTGGTGGGAATCGGGGTGACGTCCATCAGCATGGTGGGGGATGTTTACGCCCAGAACGAGAAAAATCTGCCGGATTACCAGACGAAAGTTCTGACCGGCCAGATTCCGACCCATCGGGGTTATCGGCTTTCCAAGGATGATCAGATCCGTCGTTCTGTCATTACCCGCATCATGTGCGATCTGGAAGTCAACAGGGTTCATGTTCTGGACCCTTTCGGAGAGGAGTTCGATCACTACTTCGCCCCGGAGCTCCAGGAACTCGAAGGATTTGCCCAGGATGGCCTTCTGGAGATGAAGAAGGACAGGATCGTGTTGACCCCCCTTGGACGGATCTTCATGCGCAATATTGCCATGGTGTTTGATGTGTATCTGCGGACTGCTCCGAAAGGCCCTCTTTTTTCCAGGACTCTCTGACAAGGTCCGGCGAGGAGATTCAGGTAGAAAAAAAGGACGGCTGAAAGTTTTTTCTGCCGTCCCTTTTTCTGTGTGGATTTTTCGGAATACCAGATATCAGTGGATTTCCTTGAAAACTCCCCGGAAAAGAGAGAGAGCCTCTTCGACCGGGACATCCATTTCCGGTTGTTTCCGGATGACCTCCTCAAATCCTCTTTCCAGCCCGGCCAGAATGTCACCTCTCATGTCCTGAGCATTGTATTCATTGACCATGCTGTCACAGACTTCGGTAAAGTATTCCCGAATGTTCTGGATCCACATCGCCTTTCCGGCTTCGGTCGGATCGGGAACGGGATCAACCAGTGCCATCCGGCCTTTCTTTTCCGCTTTCTGAATGATTTCTTCTCTCTTGAGAGTGGTTGTTGCCATCTTTTTCCCCCTTTCGTCCTGCAGGATAAGTTCAAGCAGGCTTCCATGGATGTTGGTCTTGGAGAGCACAAGCCATGGGCTTTTTTTCCGCCCGATTCCGCTTCCCGTTTCTTTTGGGAGCTCAAACTCAACCTGGCCAAGGAAAAGGAAAAAGTGCGCCAACCAGATGCAATCGCAGTACAGGAGGCCACGTTGAAGTGTTCCCTCTGAAAAGGGAAACTCGATCTTTTTGTGTGCTATGACCCTACTATATCCCTGATCCAAAAGTTGTCAATGGAAAATCCATGTGATGACAGACACCTTTTTTCAAGGAACGATCCCGTTCGGGTTGATTTTGTCGAATGATTCCCCTAGAATCCCTCCGTCCGGTCTTTTCGAAGACCGGTGGAAATGCCTGAATGTGGTTTTTCTACCTGGCAGACCGGGACATGCATCCAATTGGGGCTGTGGCGCAGTTGGGAGCGCGCAAGACTGGCAGTCTTGAGGTCAGGGGTTCGATCCCCCTCAGCTCCACCATATTTCATCAGTAGTTAGTCAATCCCCTCCGGATCACGAAAAAGTCGTGGTCATCACATGGTCATCACGAGAAGAAAAAATCCCCCCTTTTTGCCTTGTGGCTATCCACGATGTAAACTGTCATCGAAGGGGGGATCTGCCATGCCACTGTCGCAAGCCGAACGGGATCGGAAAAGACTGGAAAAACTCAAGCAAGCAGGTGGGCGGAATGTCCTATTGCGATTGCGCCGAGAAGAGACCGCCGCCCTGGACTTTTTGAGCCGGTATCATGGCCTTGGGAAGGGTGAAATGGTTGCCAAGCTCATCACCGAAGAGAACAGGAGGATTTCCGCCCTCATCATGAGCGATCCGGAAGCGCGGGCCCGGTTTGCCAGGACGCCCCCTCCGGACCAAAAACAGAATTAAGTACCAAAGAGGAACCTAATTATGTTCCACCCTCGCCGATCTGGGGTTGACGTAAAGCACCCCCTGAAAATGCGTTCTAAGCTCTCTTTTGAGGCGGGGCCTGTAGGGTAGGATGTCCTAAACGCTAACATTTGCTAACAAAGGAAGGCCCCTCCGGATAGGCAGGGGCTTCTAGTTTTTTCTAGCAGTTCCGGATCTATAGAGCATCCGCGAAGAGGTCGGACGGAAGGCCGCCGATTGTGACCGTTTCCGGCAAGGAGGGCTGACCGTTCTTCCATAGCGAATAGAGTCGTCCGGTCAGGCTGTCTCTTTCCTTTTGGAGCGATTCCTCGCTGTCCGAAAATCCGCCCGTGACAGTGATGACCATTACCTTTTCGAGTGCTTCCTCAAACGATGATCCGCTTCCGTTGATCTGAATGCCTATCTGAGTCTCCGGTGCCCATGCCTGAACATTCTTTCCAAGCAATTCCAATGCCCTGACCGCGATATCAGGCTTGATCATCATCCCCTTGTCGTCCAGGGTCATTGCATGATCTTTAACGCGGATCAGGTCGCTAATAACCGATGCTTGCGTCAGAACCGCAATCTTCGCTGATTCTGCCCTCAGTTGGTCGATTCTTGTTGCAATCTTGTCGTTCTGCAGAAGAGCAAAGGCATTCCTGTTCACGGTAGAATCCTTCATTTTCCCGACATTGTAGGACAGCCGGTAAGCCTCCGAAGCATTGCCCGTCTCGAGATAAGCGTGAATGAATTTTTCCTGCTTGGGTGTCAATCCGTCTTTCATCACCTCATCCCCCCGTTATTCCGAAAACCCGTGCTTTGCCAGAACCATCGCACGCCGAACAGATTCCGGCTCCTTACCTTTGAGATAAGATTTTCCTTGAAAATGGGTGACTTCGGCCAATTTGACCTTGAGCGGCGGTATGTTCCACGGCCGAAAGGCCGCCGCAATGTCGCCGCTATATCGCGTGCATTCCCTGCCAGAGCTATCTTTGAATTGCTCCGGGAAAAGCTGTTCGGAGTCCTTTGACCATTTCTGCCAATCGCTTTCGATCTTTCCTCCGATGACCTTCGCCGCCTCCGGTTGAAGTCTGGACAGGTCCGTCCGGTCGTTGAGGTGTTCCTGCATCGTTTTCCACTTCCGCAACGTCTCCGAGGGAATTGCGTTTTGGTTCTCTGGTGCCTTTTCAAATGGATTTCGCATCGTGATCTCCTATGGTTTCACGGCCAGCACTGCGGCCATAACATCGGCAGTTTGTGGGGCAAGAGTTTTCCTGACGTTCTCAATATAGGACCCCCCGGCTGGATGGGTCTCTTTGTATCGAATGATCGCCCGCGTGACGGTGCGACCAAAAACCTCAAGATCCGCGATCCCGGCAAGCGACAGTTCTTTGGCCGCGTGGCCGTTCGCGTTGAGCAGGGCAATTTCAATATGCCCGTCCGAAAAAAGCCGAATCTTTAGACCATCGGCGGGACCGGGGCGAACCCCGGCCAGCAAAACATCATCGCTCCTCATTTTTTATCCTTTCCATTATCGCGGACCACCTTCCCCGCGCCGTTCCAAACTTTCGGGAGGGGTCTGTCGGGCTTGCCGTTTGTGTTCAGTTTTCTGCCTGCGAGTTCACCTTTCGAGACTTTTTCTGCTTCTTTGCGATCCATGTCGTACTCCTTTGTTGTGCCCCCGAGAGGGGCGGTTATACCGGCCCATTGCCGGTTTCGTGTTTAAAAAAGATCGGTTCCCTCGAATGAGGATCTTGGTGTCGGTGGATTACTTGCCGTTTCCTTCAATGCCATATCCAGGGCACGGGAAACGCCTTCCGCAAGGTCTGGGAGTTCCTTAATCTTGATCGTGAAACCCTGACCCTTCACCGGCCAGAATGAGCCGTCCTCGCCCTTGCTCCATAGTTGGAACCGGATATAGGGCCTGCCCTCGTAAGTGTTCCAGGTGAGGCGCAATTCTCCTTCCGGTCTCTGGAAGGTTGCCAGTCTGATTCCCTGATCGACGGGTGCCGTCCCTCCCCCCGTTTTCGGGAGGGTGGATCGGAGTTCGGATGCTTTCTGCTGTAGGTCGTTCATGGTAGAATCCTTTCGGATGAAGGTGTGGCCGGGTTCATCCCGGTTGGTTTGTGGCCCCTGGGCATGCAGGGGCCTTTTTCATTTCCGGGGTCTGATTACGTATCCGGATACGGAAGCTATTTCCGGGGGCGATTCCGGAAAAAATGTGTCCATCCGGTCATTCCCACGATGAAAACGATCTGCTCAAACGCGGTTCTCATGGCCCGTCCTCCCCATAAAAGAATTTCGAGGTCATTTCCTGCTCCGGATGTTGCCGGATCAATTCATCTTCCAGACGGCTTTTCAGTTTTGAAATGGGACCGCCACACGCCCTTAATTTCAAGGTCAGGTCGATGACTGGTGCCGGAACGCGTCCATTTAGTAACATCGTCAGGTTTCCCGCAAGCCGGACTATCTCCTTAACGATCTGTCCTGCCGCGCGCCATTCCTCGATGGATAACGAAGTTTTTCTTTTCATGACTTGTCCCATCCATAGTTTATGACCAGTCGATACAGCTCCCGGCCTCTCTCTCTGGTCCGGACAAGATCTCCCTCCCGGACCAGCCGGTCAATCGCTCCCCGTGCCTCCGAAAGAGAAAGCTTGCAATCCTTCGCGACCTTTGCCGTGTCGATAGGGAGAGATCGTCCGGTGTGGAGATGGACGAGGGACCAGGCGTAGACCTTCACATGGGGAAGATCGTTTTCATAGGCCAAGACAACCCCCCGGTCAACAATGACAGGCTTCCCAAGAGTGGAAGGCGTCACCTTCTCGAATTTCAGGGCGACACGTTCCGCAATGGAGATGGGGTCAGGTTCGGGATTGGTCTCTCTCGTCTGGTTGGACCGATCGAGGTTCGCTTTTGCCATTTCCTTGAGACTCATTGTTTTCTCCTTTTTCTCACGCTTTTCTCACGGGTCTTCTCATCGACAACCCCACTTTTCTCATTTCTCAAACCCTAGTGAGAAATTCCGTGAGAATTGAGAAAATGGCTCTGGTACTTGTTCTCAGAGGGCGTTTTTCTCGCATTTTCTCACGCATTTTCTCACGTTCTCAGGATGTTTTCTCATGGCTTTCTCACGGTGATTCTCACTGAGAAACCTTTTTGAAGAAGGGTTCCGTCAGCCTGTATGCGGTGGCCTGACTTTTCCCGTAGGATTCCCGAAGCTCGCGGATGATTTCCCGCCGATCCATCCCCAGATCTACCAATTCTTGAATCGTGGTTGGTAGTGCATCTTCGGTCGCCTGGTACTCCCATTTCCTTGTTCCGTCATGGTGGGTGCTGAGTTTGGCTTCGATGGGTTCCACGTCCGGACCGGCCAGACCACGGGCCTTCTCGAAGTGAATCTGGATCGAACAACCTTCCTGCCCTTCATAACCGGGTGGCCTCCGGAGGGAAAGAACCGTGTCAAGCACGTCTTCTCTTTTCGACGTTCCGCGCTGTGCCCCGCTCTTTCCGGAATGATGTATGAAGAGAATGCTTTTCCCCCTGCTTCGCAGGTGCAGTGCCCATTCTTGAACAGAAAGCCAAGATTCGGCATCGTTTTCACGTCCGCCTCTTCTGACCAGGCATGAAAGGTTGTCGAGGATGATTAGGTCGGTTTCGTCCGTGATCGCCGCCTCAATGAGTTTTTGCCCCTCTTCCGTCGCAAGGTCGGGAACGCAAGTTTTCTGAAGATCCGGGGTGATGATCCGGAAGAGGTTCGGGTCCGGTTCGCGCTCCTCGCTTGCAATAATGCGGGAGAGGCGTTCCTGCAGGGTGCTGGCGGGCATTTCGCCATCGACGTATAGGACCCCGCGCGGTTTTGGGGCTCCCCATTTCAGGAATTGACCGCCGGTTGCGACCGCGTAGGCTATTTCGAGGGCAACGTGTGTCTTTCCAATGCCCCGCCACGCGTGGATCATATCCAGACTTTGTTTTCTGAGCCAGGGGGAAAGGATAGTTTCTCTAGGCGGGAATTCACTTTTGATGAGGTCTTCAATGCTCACTACTACCACGCGATCATCCGATAGGTGGTCGGGATGTTCGAGGACGGAAAGGGATTTTTCTCCTAGATCGTTCATGTCGATCCCCATTAGCGGGCCCTCCCCGCGTAGGCCACAAGGCCGTCAACGGCTCTTGCCGCCTCTTCCGAATACCGCTCGCCCGCCGGGTCAGCATCTGCGCAAAGGATGATTTCCGCCTCCGGAAAGGCCCTCCGGACCACCTTGGCCACTACGGGCAAGTTGTAGGCCGAAAACGCCACAAAGACAGGCCGCCCCGTCAATTCGCGGACCGTTGCCCCGGTTGCGAAGCCTTCAGCGATATAGAGCCTGCCTTCTTCCTTGGCTTCTCCAAGAACCGAGAAAAGGCCCTTCGTCTTGCCTCCCAGAAGGAATTTCTTTTGGCCTTCGCCATCGATCAGTTGAATGTTCCAGAGGGTGCCGGATGAATCCTGCAATGGGATCAGAAGAATTTCCTTGAATTGTCGGGCATGGTGGGGGCGAATCCTTTTTTTCAGCAGGTAGGGATGATCCGGATCGGCGGACCTCGATGCCGTCCAAATCCGGAGGGCCTTTGCCTGGGCTTCGGTCTGCTCCGGAGTCGGCCCTTCCGTGATGGTTCGGGGGGAAGGTGAAAAACGCTTCCCGATGAGCCCCAACGCCTCGCGGATCTCATCGAAGGAACATCCCGCGAAGCAATGGGCCAATAAGCGGCCTGATTCCGTGATCCGGACGGAAAGGCTTGCGTTCCGGTCCTCGTGGGCCGGACACTTGGCCGTCCAGCCCTGACCGCTCTTTCGGACCCCTTGAAGCTGTGTTAAAATTGATTCAGTCGTGTTGTGCGGGCGGTCTGCGGAGGCCGCCTTTTTTGTTAACATTGCTCACCCCCTCCGCGCGTAGTCAGAAGTACTTCTTGATTCTCCCGCCTTCAGGAAAGCCTCGATCGCCTCCACCGAGTAGCGGACATTTCTACCAATCTTTGAGAAAACCGGCCCCCCGCCCGTTAGACGAGCCTTTCTGAGCCACGGAATCCCCAACCCATAAATCGCAAAGACCTCTTTCTCCGTCAGAAATTTCTTTTGAAGTGGTGTGTTCATCGTCGATCCTCCATCGTGGTTGATACTGACCTCACGGAACCGACAATATCACATGTAAGTAATTTATAACAAAGTAAAATTTACATACATAGTTTGATGGAATTTTGAAAATTAGGTATGGGAGGGGATGATGGTCAGTAGCAATAACCGCGGAAATCGCAGTAGCAATTTCCTGGGATGGAAAACCGGGGTTTTGTAGGTTTTGAAGGTTTGACTCTGTAGGAATCCGGGGAAAAATTCTGTAGCAACTTTAGCGGAAATAGCAGTAGCAGATTCTCGGAAGGCTTATTTTAGATCGCGGATCTTATTGAGGCGGTTTGCCGCGGGGGTGTAAAGTCTCCGGAAGTCTCCCGGCTCGATGCCAAGCTCTTCCATGACGATTTCTGCCAGTCTGTAGGGGGCAGTCGGCATCGGATGACGTTCCTTCCTGGGGCATCCATCAACGGGGAGATGTCCGGGAAACAGGCTCAGAACGACCGCGAGGACGTGCTTCTTTTCTTCCTCTGTCCGGAGGTCTCTTTCCCTCCCGCTGTAATGGTGGACCAGACCTTCGAGGAAGGAAACATCCTGATTGATTCTGCAAAGAGCGCTATCAAGCGGGGCGGGGTCATCAATTTGGTTCTGTTTCCAATGCTCCGAGACTTTCTTATACCAGGACCAATTCTTGACGCTCTCACTTGTCTTCTGCAATTCCTTCTTGAGTTTTTCCACCTGGGCCAGAACCTTCCTGTTTTCCCTTTTTTCTTCGGTGCCGCTCTCCCCGTACCATTCATTCCTCGCCCTGCCTTCTCCCAGCGTGAAACAATATGGCCCTATCTCTGTCATGTTCCGGGTAAAAACCTGTCGGGGAGCTAATTCATCCTCCAGTATGATCACCTTTCGTTCATCCCCTCCGAGAAGTTTCTTTACCTCTTCCCTCCGATCGTCTGGAAAACGGAATCCCGGAACCGTCATTTCACGCCTGCTTTCTTGCTATTTTCGATACCCGCCTTCCGAAGGATAAAGTCCGTCACGTCCTGCATGGGGCCTCTCAGGTCTTCCACTCCCGAAACGACATATCCCATCGTCACGTCCGACCCGTCCTTGTGATTCATCAACTTCTTGAGGGTATAGGCCGGGACAATCATGGACGCATAGCTTGCGAACGACCTGCGGAGATCGTGAAGCATGAAGGGAACGCCCGATGCTTTGATGACCTGGGCAATCTGCCTCTTGGGTTCCACGATCTTTCCGGTTTTGCCCTCCCCGGGAAACACGAAAAGGGAGTCCGTTTCCTTCCGTCTCCGGATCATCATCTCCATGAGATAGTTCGTCAGGGGGAGGGTATGATCTTGGTGATTCTTGGTGTCCTTCACTGTGAAAGTTCTGTTTTGAAGATTCACATCCTGCCACCGGAGTCCCGCCGCTTCCTGCCTCCGGAGTCCCGTAAAGAGGATGAAGAGCAAATAGTCCCGAATGACCTCCGATTCAAGTTTCATGACAGCTTCAAACCACTTTGGAAGAGCATCCGGAGAGATATATCCTTGTCGTCTCTCGACCCGATACCATGCCTTTGTATGGGACAGTCGCTTGACGGGATTGTCTGCCAGTACGGGCCTTCCACTCCCGTCTTCATATTTCCCCATCGCAAAGTTGAAGATCGCGCGGAGAAGTCTCATTGAAAGATTGGCCTGAGCCTTTCCGGAGGGCGATTCCCCGATCTCCGTATGCTTCTTCTCGATCATGCTCTTGGTGATGGAGGAAAGAGGACGGGCCTTCCACTCTGCAAAGTGATCGTTGATGGAGTGCAGGTATCCGGAAACCGTTCCCGGTTTCAGATCCTTGCGGGAAAGGAGGTAGTCATCGAATGCCTGGGAGAGAGTGACACTCTTGGCCCGGGCCTCCTTCCGTTGCTTGATAGGGTTGATACCCTTTGTCATCTCCCCGAGTTTGAGTCTGGCAAGATCCCGCGCTTCATCCGGGGTCAAGGGGCCATACCGTCCGATGCTCACCTGGACAAGTTTTCCATCGACGCGGGATCTCACAAGGAAGGTCTTCGATTCTTCTCCCACCCGGAGACCGAAACCCTTGAGTTCCGTATCCCAAAAAGTCAGTCGTTCCCCATTCGTCAACGGGATCTTGTCGATGACGGATTTCGTGAGTTTTAGCGATCTCTCCATTCTGAGCCACCTTTCTAACTTCGTGGTCATCACCGTGAGGGGAGGATTCTTGACCTGATTCCAGAAATAACGCCATAAAAACCCGTTTTTGTGGTCATCACATGGTCATCACATGGTCATCACGGGAAAGAAAACTCTGTATCCGCCCTAAGACTTCAATATCACACAATATGACTGTTTTTCATTGACTTGTCAACCTCAGTATTCCTTGGTCATCACCAATATTACTCGTATTTTAAAACTGGCAGTCTTGAGGTCAGGGGTTCGATCCCCCTCAGCTCCACCAAATTCTCGCATCGATCAGACCTCCCTTGGAAATATTTTTTCCTGCATCTTTGAGAATGAACACGATTCCGATCCGGGAAATTGTTGTGAGGATGCAGAAAACTCTTTCGTTCCTTGCAAATTGAGATAGTTTCTTCTCTGTAAGTGTTCCGGAAACGGACCGCGGAGATCGTTTTTGGGTTGAATGCGAAGGCTGGATGAGAGACGCCAGGGGGGAAAGTCAAAAAAGGCAGGGAGACCTTCCTGTCGTCCGGATTTTTTTTCTTGACTTCGGGGTAAGTCAGGACATATCGTAAAAAGGCAGGGTGGATTGATTTGAGGTATATTGCAACCACCTAAAAAAAGTGCTAAAAGTCCAGGTCATTTACTCGTGATTCGAAAGTAAACCCTGTGCTCACGCACTGGGTTTTTTTTGTCCTGAATTTGTTATCGGGGAGGACCCAAGAATGGGCCGATCTTCTTTTCTTTTTACATCCGAATCTGTCACCGAAGGTCATCCGGACAAGATATGCGATCAGATCTCCGACGGCATCCTTGACGCCATCCTTGCACAGGATCCGATGGCCCGTGTCGCCTGCGAAACACTGACAACAACCGGTATCGTGATGATTGCCGGGGAAATCACGGCGAAGCACAATACGGCCTATGACGACATTGCCCGCGATGTTATCAAGGACATCGGATATACGGATGCCGCCTTCGGATTTGACTATAAGACCTGTTCTGTTCTGACGGCGGTCCATTCCCAGTCTCCGGATATTTCGATGGGTGTTGATACCGGCGG
This window encodes:
- a CDS encoding terminase small subunit codes for the protein MKDGLTPKQEKFIHAYLETGNASEAYRLSYNVGKMKDSTVNRNAFALLQNDKIATRIDQLRAESAKIAVLTQASVISDLIRVKDHAMTLDDKGMMIKPDIAVRALELLGKNVQAWAPETQIGIQINGSGSSFEEALEKVMVITVTGGFSDSEESLQKERDSLTGRLYSLWKNGQPSLPETVTIGGLPSDLFADAL
- a CDS encoding AAA family ATPase, with protein sequence MNDLGEKSLSVLEHPDHLSDDRVVVVSIEDLIKSEFPPRETILSPWLRKQSLDMIHAWRGIGKTHVALEIAYAVATGGQFLKWGAPKPRGVLYVDGEMPASTLQERLSRIIASEEREPDPNLFRIITPDLQKTCVPDLATEEGQKLIEAAITDETDLIILDNLSCLVRRGGRENDAESWLSVQEWALHLRSRGKSILFIHHSGKSGAQRGTSKREDVLDTVLSLRRPPGYEGQEGCSIQIHFEKARGLAGPDVEPIEAKLSTHHDGTRKWEYQATEDALPTTIQELVDLGMDRREIIRELRESYGKSQATAYRLTEPFFKKVSQ
- a CDS encoding toprim domain-containing protein; this encodes MLTKKAASADRPHNTTESILTQLQGVRKSGQGWTAKCPAHEDRNASLSVRITESGRLLAHCFAGCSFDEIREALGLIGKRFSPSPRTITEGPTPEQTEAQAKALRIWTASRSADPDHPYLLKKRIRPHHARQFKEILLIPLQDSSGTLWNIQLIDGEGQKKFLLGGKTKGLFSVLGEAKEEGRLYIAEGFATGATVRELTGRPVFVAFSAYNLPVVAKVVRRAFPEAEIILCADADPAGERYSEEAARAVDGLVAYAGRAR
- a CDS encoding helix-turn-helix transcriptional regulator; protein product: MNTPLQKKFLTEKEVFAIYGLGIPWLRKARLTGGGPVFSKIGRNVRYSVEAIEAFLKAGESRSTSDYARRG
- a CDS encoding tyrosine-type recombinase/integrase, translating into MERSLKLTKSVIDKIPLTNGERLTFWDTELKGFGLRVGEESKTFLVRSRVDGKLVQVSIGRYGPLTPDEARDLARLKLGEMTKGINPIKQRKEARAKSVTLSQAFDDYLLSRKDLKPGTVSGYLHSINDHFAEWKARPLSSITKSMIEKKHTEIGESPSGKAQANLSMRLLRAIFNFAMGKYEDGSGRPVLADNPVKRLSHTKAWYRVERRQGYISPDALPKWFEAVMKLESEVIRDYLLFILFTGLRRQEAAGLRWQDVNLQNRTFTVKDTKNHQDHTLPLTNYLMEMMIRRRKETDSLFVFPGEGKTGKIVEPKRQIAQVIKASGVPFMLHDLRRSFASYASMIVPAYTLKKLMNHKDGSDVTMGYVVSGVEDLRGPMQDVTDFILRKAGIENSKKAGVK